In Microvenator marinus, one genomic interval encodes:
- a CDS encoding glutathione S-transferase family protein has translation MPKLKLTYFNMPGRAEPVRLALKINGIDFEDNRISGPEFGALRQSDALPLGSVPTLEVDGLVMTQTGAMLRYVAKLGDAGLYPEDPFEAFIVDSVIDCFNDTLATAMAPSFREPDLEKRIAMRRELAADTMAKVLKHTESLIARSGGPFLLGDRLSIADLVVACNIMGVRSGNLDGLSAEDVAAYPLINALTDAALR, from the coding sequence ATGCCAAAACTCAAACTCACCTACTTCAATATGCCCGGCCGCGCAGAGCCTGTGCGTCTTGCCCTCAAGATCAACGGTATCGACTTCGAAGACAACCGAATCAGCGGCCCCGAGTTTGGTGCGCTCCGCCAATCAGACGCTCTTCCGCTCGGCAGCGTGCCAACCCTTGAGGTAGACGGGCTTGTGATGACGCAGACCGGCGCCATGCTTCGCTACGTAGCCAAATTGGGAGACGCCGGCCTCTACCCCGAAGATCCGTTTGAGGCGTTCATTGTGGACAGCGTGATCGACTGCTTCAACGACACCCTTGCAACCGCCATGGCGCCGAGCTTCCGCGAGCCAGATCTTGAAAAACGAATTGCGATGCGCCGTGAGCTCGCCGCCGACACTATGGCCAAAGTCCTCAAGCATACCGAGAGCCTGATTGCGCGATCGGGTGGGCCTTTCCTCCTTGGTGACCGACTCTCCATCGCTGACCTCGTGGTGGCCTGCAATATCATGGGCGTGCGAAGCGGGAACCTGGACGGCTTGTCCGCCGAAGACGTAGCCGCCTACCCGCTCATCAATGCTTTGACTGATGCGGCTTTGAGGTAA
- a CDS encoding SDR family NAD(P)-dependent oxidoreductase, giving the protein MSKHAFITGASSGIGEEIAREFSRQGWSLTLVARRVEKLEALAEELDTEVLVLPADLSDWKVCQSLIDQAEAKFGPVEALINNAGIQYVERASGVSPERIDRIWGLNVLTPMHFMHAVLPQMEARKAGYIVNIASMAGITPTPGMSHYNGTKAGIAAMSESLRVEVESQGVHVLTVYPGPVESDMEAAAREQYQETAAAKFAPMGKPDVLAKKIYKAMVGRKARVVYPSVYGVARYTRVTSQWITDKFAPPLKD; this is encoded by the coding sequence ATGTCTAAGCATGCTTTCATAACCGGTGCGTCCTCTGGGATTGGCGAAGAGATCGCTCGCGAGTTCTCAAGGCAAGGCTGGTCGCTCACCCTTGTGGCCAGACGGGTTGAGAAGTTGGAGGCTCTGGCCGAGGAGCTGGACACCGAGGTCTTGGTGTTACCGGCGGACCTCTCGGACTGGAAGGTTTGCCAGAGCCTGATCGACCAGGCGGAGGCTAAGTTTGGTCCTGTAGAAGCGCTCATCAACAACGCGGGCATTCAGTATGTGGAGCGCGCGTCAGGTGTGAGTCCCGAGCGCATCGATAGAATCTGGGGGCTGAACGTCTTGACGCCGATGCACTTTATGCACGCGGTCCTGCCTCAGATGGAGGCTCGCAAGGCCGGATATATCGTCAATATCGCCAGTATGGCCGGCATCACTCCTACCCCTGGCATGTCGCATTACAACGGTACGAAAGCCGGAATTGCGGCCATGAGCGAGAGCTTGAGGGTGGAAGTGGAGAGCCAGGGTGTTCACGTGCTGACGGTGTATCCCGGGCCAGTAGAGTCGGATATGGAGGCCGCGGCGCGCGAGCAATACCAGGAGACCGCCGCCGCCAAGTTTGCGCCTATGGGCAAGCCAGACGTGCTCGCCAAGAAGATCTACAAAGCCATGGTTGGGCGCAAAGCTCGAGTGGTCTATCCGAGTGTGTACGGGGTGGCGAGGTACACGCGTGTGACCTCGCAATGGATCACGGATAAGTTTGCGCCGCCCCTGAAAGACTGA
- a CDS encoding Eco57I restriction-modification methylase domain-containing protein, producing MKNARKNLSRLSASEERRFVTEIRRSVRKGANFSDLVEEFEGQWAHDPHWKGWLLQELRRGARAESFEAHHHHEAKHKDTVVASQIFTPAWVADALATHCLEHVDAVRATCLDPCCGAGQMLFAWVRAKVSSGASVEDAVLSVRGVDLDPEAVALCREALAGMIRAEDKVVSAQIQAALHENIKVADGLEGAPKCDVVLMNPPYMGLRSMDEGMRARVKEHGEFGVDLYSAFIDHAQRQATAVVGVLAPQTIWFTQRFERARRSLLNDWHLDQFLHLGSGLFPGLNGEKSSAAAFVLSRTSSGTTEFYDLRSGKGEDKEARYESCQSARRSVEAFDEIPGAPLAHWLKDEEIALFSKYPALEEFFEVPGSQNKTGDNARFVRPVTEVFDELVPVWGLDGGNPEGRYRYYSKGGPYCPWWGNWDWAVDFSDEAKAFYRTNRTSNLMDESYLERNGLCYTDFGGRRFSARFMPKGVVFDMAGPAIFSRKDDDDELFALLVYLNSDLANRLLVAMNPSLHFQVRDVRALPVPPLTAEMARRGRSKVLSLSGAAQTYP from the coding sequence ATGAAAAACGCACGAAAAAACCTTTCCCGATTGAGTGCTTCTGAAGAACGGCGGTTTGTGACCGAGATCCGCAGAAGTGTACGAAAAGGCGCAAATTTTTCGGATCTTGTCGAAGAGTTTGAGGGTCAATGGGCGCACGACCCACACTGGAAAGGCTGGCTCCTTCAAGAGCTTCGACGCGGCGCGCGCGCCGAGAGCTTTGAGGCCCATCATCATCACGAGGCCAAGCACAAAGATACCGTGGTCGCCTCACAGATATTCACTCCCGCCTGGGTCGCAGATGCACTGGCTACGCACTGCCTCGAACATGTTGACGCGGTGAGGGCGACCTGTCTCGACCCGTGTTGTGGGGCCGGGCAGATGTTGTTTGCATGGGTTCGCGCCAAAGTTTCTAGTGGTGCCAGTGTTGAGGATGCTGTCTTGAGCGTGCGGGGCGTGGATTTAGACCCCGAGGCGGTGGCGCTCTGCCGCGAAGCTCTGGCCGGTATGATTCGTGCCGAGGACAAAGTGGTCAGTGCCCAAATTCAGGCTGCCTTGCACGAAAACATCAAAGTTGCGGACGGCCTTGAGGGCGCGCCAAAATGCGATGTGGTGCTGATGAACCCGCCCTATATGGGGCTTCGGAGTATGGATGAAGGGATGCGCGCCCGCGTTAAGGAGCATGGTGAGTTTGGCGTGGACCTCTACTCGGCGTTCATCGACCACGCGCAACGTCAGGCCACGGCTGTGGTGGGCGTGCTTGCGCCCCAGACCATCTGGTTCACCCAACGCTTTGAGCGCGCGCGGCGAAGCCTTCTTAATGACTGGCATCTCGACCAATTCCTGCACCTCGGCTCGGGTTTATTCCCTGGGTTGAACGGCGAAAAGTCTTCGGCTGCGGCGTTTGTGTTGAGCCGCACTTCTAGCGGTACAACCGAGTTCTACGACCTGAGATCCGGCAAAGGAGAAGACAAAGAGGCGCGGTACGAATCATGCCAATCAGCGCGTCGGAGTGTGGAGGCTTTTGATGAGATTCCGGGCGCACCTCTGGCGCACTGGCTCAAGGATGAAGAAATTGCGCTTTTTTCAAAGTACCCCGCACTCGAGGAGTTTTTTGAAGTTCCGGGGTCGCAAAACAAGACTGGTGATAACGCGCGTTTTGTTAGGCCCGTGACTGAGGTCTTTGATGAGCTCGTGCCTGTCTGGGGGCTTGATGGTGGAAACCCTGAAGGGCGCTACCGATACTACTCAAAAGGTGGCCCGTATTGTCCGTGGTGGGGTAACTGGGACTGGGCCGTAGACTTCTCGGACGAGGCTAAGGCGTTCTACCGCACGAACCGTACCTCCAATCTGATGGACGAGTCGTATCTTGAGAGAAACGGTCTTTGTTACACGGACTTTGGGGGGCGGCGATTCTCGGCACGATTCATGCCAAAAGGTGTCGTCTTCGATATGGCTGGCCCTGCCATTTTCTCTCGCAAAGACGATGATGACGAGCTCTTCGCGTTATTGGTCTACCTGAACTCAGACCTTGCCAACCGCCTTCTGGTGGCCATGAATCCTAGCCTGCATTTCCAGGTTCGAGACGTGCGTGCTTTACCTGTACCGCCACTTACCGCGGAGATGGCGCGCCGTGGACGCTCCAAAGTGCTCAGTCTTTCAGGGGCGGCGCAAACTTATCCGTGA
- a CDS encoding P-loop NTPase fold protein — MNAHIERAIADYVRIDAPGYALLVDGAWGAGKTHLVNRLRDAGGSLESAIYVSCFGLENMTAFESALAMAMHPSSSKTAGLFRRILAPTAALTMVPGVKETAGAVLEQVEKVLAEPRKGIYVLDDLERSNLHNNNILGFVDFLLERYDAHVILVANVGEWQNANPKQFERVVGETLRVIADIGSAADSFVYSNIELDDVAAKAILDTFRKSTCHNLRTLRYVVQRFARHNSDLVLWEASDHFRERFFAELTWRVIEHRTHPEWDLRIEPFFAVWIRMRAEREKKEHTPDEERFLRLSHQHGEQMILSTFLRDEFWVDCIYNWKVDEGKLRELIYEYGIEPPLWEQCLDFPKLTDSKFQILLAKMDEKFESESAIVGQLHHISTRLWNSEKTGVKYGSLEVHKSVVMRKVAEFNIPRLLSFIEMDLSHGAAGYSYLSIGNAEFSGLISELKRIAGESLERKITEAISGWTPDNFLESIGSIGCRSTHLESHKDSIFRVLDRLDELQLQAAYIASMRGEAPGLGEVLREYAGTRLEGAPPIRGTILRAIHERRSLGH; from the coding sequence ATGAATGCACATATAGAGCGAGCGATCGCGGACTACGTTAGAATTGATGCGCCTGGGTATGCCCTTTTGGTGGATGGAGCCTGGGGGGCAGGCAAGACCCATCTTGTGAACAGGCTTCGCGATGCAGGAGGCTCATTAGAATCAGCTATCTACGTGTCCTGCTTTGGGCTTGAGAATATGACCGCTTTCGAATCGGCACTTGCCATGGCGATGCATCCATCGTCATCCAAGACCGCTGGACTTTTCCGACGGATTCTCGCGCCGACTGCGGCCCTGACAATGGTTCCGGGAGTCAAGGAGACGGCTGGTGCCGTGCTAGAGCAAGTTGAGAAGGTACTTGCTGAACCGAGGAAGGGCATCTACGTTCTTGATGACCTTGAGCGTTCAAATCTGCACAACAACAACATTCTGGGATTCGTTGATTTCTTACTTGAGAGATATGACGCTCACGTGATCTTGGTTGCGAACGTCGGGGAATGGCAAAATGCGAATCCAAAACAATTTGAACGGGTTGTTGGCGAAACGCTAAGGGTCATTGCGGACATTGGAAGTGCGGCAGATAGCTTTGTATATTCCAATATCGAATTGGATGATGTTGCTGCCAAAGCGATTCTCGACACTTTTCGGAAATCCACTTGCCACAACCTCCGCACACTTCGGTATGTTGTTCAAAGGTTTGCGCGACACAACTCCGATCTGGTCCTTTGGGAGGCTTCGGACCATTTCCGCGAGCGATTCTTCGCGGAGCTAACTTGGCGAGTGATCGAACATCGCACTCACCCAGAATGGGACCTCAGGATCGAACCGTTTTTCGCGGTTTGGATAAGGATGCGCGCCGAAAGGGAAAAGAAGGAGCATACCCCCGATGAAGAACGATTCCTGCGCCTGAGTCATCAACATGGCGAGCAAATGATCCTTTCCACTTTTCTTCGAGATGAATTCTGGGTTGATTGCATTTATAATTGGAAGGTTGATGAGGGGAAACTAAGAGAGTTGATCTATGAGTATGGTATTGAACCTCCTCTTTGGGAGCAGTGTCTAGACTTCCCGAAGCTGACCGATTCGAAATTCCAAATTCTTTTGGCTAAAATGGATGAAAAATTTGAAAGTGAGTCAGCAATCGTTGGGCAGCTTCACCACATATCCACGCGACTCTGGAATTCGGAAAAGACAGGGGTTAAATATGGGAGTTTGGAAGTGCACAAGAGCGTTGTTATGCGCAAAGTGGCGGAATTCAATATCCCTCGACTCCTTAGCTTCATTGAGATGGACCTTTCACACGGTGCGGCTGGGTACAGCTATCTTTCCATCGGCAACGCAGAGTTTTCGGGTCTTATATCGGAGTTGAAGCGAATCGCTGGTGAATCACTGGAGCGAAAGATTACGGAAGCGATCTCTGGGTGGACGCCCGATAACTTCCTCGAATCCATTGGTTCGATAGGTTGTAGGAGCACTCACTTGGAGAGTCATAAAGACTCAATTTTTCGAGTTTTAGATCGGCTTGACGAACTCCAATTGCAGGCGGCCTATATTGCGTCAATGCGGGGCGAAGCACCCGGTCTGGGCGAGGTCCTGCGCGAGTACGCAGGCACTCGCCTGGAAGGTGCACCGCCAATTAGAGGCACAATATTGCGGGCGATACATGAGCGCAGGTCACTTGGCCACTAA
- a CDS encoding YaaC family protein, which translates to MARLNSKAEDLVSVAKRQGWVSTVRELPDAESLQITIEKKQVQRLISCMYSASSSPGWYRIALNGEPDLLAFVGGVATLEQVKEYAQTPIPMPIIGASAREFTPILNQWETDLPKTRWRDSGATIPERIVRDDKRRIASEAPFDQIMMQLGQFRSVTLAQKLLEEKFELSGTKIQQKELESRAEGVAFCVRSAFSYLDHAAMISMSQRIVSLYYGSVALAEAEILASPNGKSSLDEVEKLTKGGHGLFAQFNDDHGPPEFEELIVGPLRNNGFFPQWLKILGIQHDDFSEGKPKKPEDYKSSRHITLGDLMASIPEISTLFLDASNKPPRWVVPSLAPRLHGAGQYTSTLIRLRDRSGRMPKEYFDELPDCIHDLYFVTPEEEDGTGLILEGIVNHPNHKYWWGALPLHRNRNLASSCLILPVFGRWLPYRVHAVVLLYALSILVRYMPGTWQRVVGGPWDHYEVVIESLLDGFSKILPEVFLKELIPHDLDVYLPGSIFS; encoded by the coding sequence ATGGCGCGATTGAACAGCAAGGCGGAAGACCTTGTTAGCGTCGCTAAGCGACAAGGATGGGTGTCGACCGTCAGGGAACTCCCCGATGCCGAAAGTCTGCAGATCACTATCGAAAAGAAGCAAGTCCAGCGACTGATTTCCTGCATGTACAGTGCTTCCTCCTCGCCTGGCTGGTATCGAATTGCATTGAATGGCGAACCTGATTTGCTTGCATTTGTAGGTGGAGTTGCAACTCTCGAACAAGTGAAAGAGTACGCGCAAACTCCAATTCCCATGCCCATCATTGGTGCTTCTGCCCGTGAGTTCACTCCAATTCTCAATCAGTGGGAGACTGACTTGCCAAAAACACGATGGAGAGATAGTGGCGCCACTATTCCCGAACGGATAGTACGAGATGATAAACGGCGAATCGCTTCTGAGGCCCCGTTCGACCAAATCATGATGCAGCTGGGGCAGTTTCGCAGTGTGACGCTGGCTCAAAAGCTACTTGAAGAGAAGTTTGAATTGAGTGGAACCAAAATTCAGCAGAAGGAGTTAGAGTCGCGAGCGGAGGGTGTAGCTTTTTGCGTCCGAAGTGCTTTTTCCTACCTTGATCACGCGGCGATGATCTCGATGAGTCAGCGAATAGTAAGCCTCTATTACGGTTCGGTCGCATTGGCTGAAGCCGAAATCTTGGCGTCACCAAATGGAAAGTCCAGCTTGGATGAGGTGGAAAAGCTAACAAAGGGAGGCCATGGACTATTCGCTCAGTTTAACGACGACCATGGGCCACCTGAATTTGAAGAACTGATAGTTGGCCCACTGCGCAACAACGGATTCTTTCCGCAATGGCTCAAGATTCTCGGAATTCAGCACGACGACTTCAGTGAGGGGAAGCCCAAGAAACCGGAGGATTACAAATCGTCACGTCATATCACATTGGGCGATCTAATGGCTTCCATTCCTGAGATATCCACGCTCTTTCTTGATGCGTCAAACAAGCCTCCTCGTTGGGTCGTGCCATCTCTTGCGCCACGATTGCATGGCGCTGGCCAGTACACATCCACACTTATCCGACTGCGTGATCGATCTGGAAGGATGCCAAAGGAGTACTTTGACGAACTTCCCGATTGCATCCACGATTTGTATTTTGTGACTCCAGAGGAAGAGGATGGTACCGGCCTAATACTAGAGGGCATCGTTAACCATCCTAACCACAAGTACTGGTGGGGCGCCCTCCCTCTTCATCGCAATCGCAACTTAGCATCGTCGTGTTTGATATTACCTGTGTTTGGACGCTGGCTTCCATACCGAGTCCATGCGGTGGTTTTGCTTTACGCTTTGTCCATACTCGTGCGCTATATGCCTGGGACTTGGCAGCGAGTTGTGGGAGGCCCATGGGACCATTACGAGGTCGTTATCGAGTCTTTGCTTGACGGATTCAGTAAGATACTCCCAGAAGTCTTTTTGAAGGAATTGATTCCTCATGACCTTGATGTCTATCTGCCGGGTTCGATCTTCTCGTAG
- a CDS encoding TetR/AcrR family transcriptional regulator: MSESIDGKRKSRNERRADRREAIKQAAIEVFSEKGYHAAKVSQIVKRVGVAQGTFYLYYEGKQQIFGELLNDFLTLVVTTVANWEPAELDSREIFREELTRVGIALTDVVQENHGLAKIFFKEALAVAPEFDQIIHDFYETLGSLLTNFNRILYERGLIKSMNFKVLAYMTIGMVERIIMEHIVTGVLADVDAREIVEHLVIHYLDGTLSEVPTERET, translated from the coding sequence ATGAGCGAATCCATTGATGGAAAACGCAAGTCGCGAAATGAGCGACGCGCAGACAGAAGAGAAGCCATAAAACAGGCGGCGATCGAGGTATTTTCCGAGAAGGGATATCACGCGGCGAAAGTCTCGCAGATCGTCAAACGCGTGGGCGTGGCGCAAGGCACCTTCTACCTTTATTACGAGGGGAAGCAGCAGATCTTTGGGGAGCTTCTCAACGATTTCTTGACTCTCGTGGTGACGACGGTGGCAAATTGGGAGCCGGCGGAGCTGGATTCGCGCGAGATTTTCCGCGAGGAATTGACGCGGGTCGGCATCGCGCTCACCGACGTGGTGCAAGAGAATCACGGGCTCGCCAAAATCTTCTTCAAAGAAGCGCTCGCCGTCGCGCCCGAATTCGACCAGATCATCCACGACTTTTACGAAACCCTGGGCTCGCTCCTCACCAATTTCAACCGCATTTTGTACGAGCGTGGCCTTATCAAAAGCATGAACTTCAAGGTGCTTGCGTACATGACCATCGGTATGGTCGAGCGCATCATCATGGAGCATATCGTGACCGGTGTGTTGGCCGACGTGGATGCTCGCGAAATTGTGGAACACCTGGTGATTCACTACCTTGATGGTACACTCTCGGAGGTCCCAACCGAGCGCGAGACATGA
- the cutA gene encoding divalent-cation tolerance protein CutA — translation MIDVVLCNCPENVSDSLARTLVEEGLVACVNVIPGVRSYYRWEGALHVDAEHTLLMKTAPARWDAVKARIEELHPYSTPEIVRLGADQVNESYLKWVLEMTDLK, via the coding sequence ATGATCGACGTTGTACTTTGTAATTGCCCCGAAAACGTGAGCGACTCATTGGCCAGAACTCTGGTTGAGGAGGGGCTTGTGGCCTGTGTGAACGTGATTCCGGGCGTGCGAAGTTATTATCGGTGGGAAGGCGCGCTACACGTCGACGCTGAGCACACGCTCTTGATGAAGACTGCGCCCGCGCGCTGGGACGCGGTTAAGGCGCGTATCGAAGAACTCCACCCTTATAGCACCCCCGAGATCGTGCGCCTTGGCGCCGACCAGGTCAACGAGTCGTACCTCAAGTGGGTTCTCGAAATGACGGATTTGAAATGA
- a CDS encoding PEP/pyruvate-binding domain-containing protein, with protein MTTRTPEHRARPRVQAPRRFETFVMPVTAELGEEARRLVGGKAYGLGLAMRAELNVPRAFVVTTAAFDAMVESVITQVQDIHELRDALLNAPLPTMLQDELEELFSEGQWAVRSSAVEEDGARSFAGQQHSVLGVRGADAIMRGIREVWASLWDPGALAYRARLAVDGMPQSMAVVIQEMVNPDFAGVLFTQNPVTHQADEAVVSVALGLGTAVVGGEATETFFLERPSGYLKRHETSTPGEKPLLRGPILEHFARISDRVERLFLKGVDVEWAFNEGEIYVLQLREITTGHDDGAQSVWSNANVGEALPGVATPLTWSILRDFSARGFKQAFGALGLDVEPEAELVGSFHGRIFLNLSEFVRIASAIPVLSPDTLLNMAGGGGVEQLSDVARESSKKFIARLPQTLPRIVGTQVAAPLLAPFWEAHFRARCEMFFERDLYRLSQRALESELEDLEKLFDRTGLMMLAVSSNFMLSYVLTTEYLKWFGVGPEIGNEKLLQGLHVTSAEPGKALLELGRIARRSMRLRRILSGDSAEVYAELQKASKHDDVRHFLDELKSFQENFGHRAPREAELATPRWREDVVFVFDVLRGFIDSPHLPSPREVERESERARDELHALVSRALLPGSLQVFEALLGMMRANAERRESMRARVVDGLDMYRHFFLECGRRMTQMSIIRRQEDIFFLKIEEIRAWLKDINEGRDFRRRIIVRRAIFESFKSLPDPPSTFVLKGSQMVWNVNQEALEGRSELAGLAASPGRATGRARVILNPAGATVEPGEILVVPYADVGWTPLFVAAAGVVMELGGPLSHASIVAREFRIPAVVNVHSPRVTQVIKTGDLITVDGERGIVLLHDE; from the coding sequence ATGACCACACGTACTCCGGAACATCGCGCGCGGCCACGTGTGCAAGCACCTCGTCGGTTTGAGACGTTCGTGATGCCGGTGACGGCAGAGCTGGGCGAGGAAGCGCGACGGCTCGTGGGCGGAAAGGCGTATGGACTGGGCCTCGCGATGCGCGCCGAGCTCAACGTGCCGCGGGCGTTTGTGGTCACCACAGCGGCTTTCGACGCGATGGTGGAGTCGGTGATCACCCAGGTTCAGGACATTCACGAACTGCGCGATGCGCTGCTCAATGCGCCGCTCCCCACCATGCTCCAAGACGAGCTCGAGGAGCTATTCTCCGAGGGCCAGTGGGCCGTGCGCTCGAGTGCGGTGGAAGAAGACGGGGCGCGGAGTTTTGCCGGCCAACAACACTCGGTCCTGGGTGTGCGCGGCGCCGACGCGATCATGCGAGGGATTCGCGAGGTCTGGGCTAGCCTTTGGGACCCGGGAGCGCTCGCGTACCGAGCTCGTCTTGCGGTAGACGGCATGCCGCAATCCATGGCGGTGGTGATTCAGGAGATGGTCAACCCGGATTTTGCGGGCGTCCTCTTCACCCAAAACCCGGTCACGCATCAGGCCGACGAAGCCGTGGTTTCTGTAGCGCTTGGCCTCGGCACCGCGGTGGTTGGGGGCGAGGCAACAGAGACCTTCTTTTTGGAGCGTCCATCTGGGTATTTGAAGCGTCATGAGACCTCGACCCCAGGCGAGAAACCCTTGTTGCGGGGCCCGATCCTCGAGCATTTTGCCCGAATCTCGGATCGCGTCGAAAGGCTTTTCCTCAAAGGCGTGGACGTGGAGTGGGCCTTCAACGAAGGCGAGATCTACGTCTTACAATTGCGCGAGATTACGACCGGACACGACGATGGAGCGCAGTCTGTCTGGAGCAACGCGAATGTCGGAGAGGCTCTGCCGGGCGTCGCCACACCGCTGACCTGGTCGATCCTTCGGGACTTCAGCGCACGGGGCTTTAAGCAGGCCTTTGGGGCGCTTGGGTTAGACGTGGAGCCGGAAGCGGAGCTCGTGGGCAGCTTTCACGGCCGAATTTTCCTCAACCTAAGCGAGTTTGTTCGGATCGCGAGCGCGATTCCAGTGCTCTCGCCCGATACCTTGTTAAACATGGCGGGCGGCGGCGGTGTAGAGCAGCTCAGTGATGTGGCGCGCGAGAGTTCAAAGAAATTCATCGCGAGACTTCCGCAAACCTTACCCAGAATCGTTGGAACACAAGTGGCGGCACCGCTGCTCGCGCCGTTTTGGGAAGCGCATTTTCGAGCGCGTTGCGAGATGTTCTTTGAGCGCGACCTCTACCGACTTAGCCAGCGGGCGCTCGAGAGCGAGCTGGAAGATCTTGAAAAACTCTTCGACCGTACCGGCCTTATGATGTTGGCGGTAAGCTCGAATTTCATGCTCTCTTACGTGCTCACGACCGAATACCTGAAATGGTTTGGTGTGGGCCCCGAGATTGGGAACGAGAAACTCCTTCAGGGGCTGCACGTGACCAGTGCGGAGCCTGGCAAGGCTTTGCTCGAACTCGGAAGAATTGCTCGGCGCTCGATGCGTCTTCGTCGCATTCTTTCGGGCGATTCGGCCGAGGTTTATGCCGAGCTTCAGAAAGCATCGAAGCACGACGATGTCCGACATTTCTTGGATGAGCTGAAGAGCTTCCAGGAGAATTTTGGGCACCGTGCGCCACGCGAGGCTGAGCTTGCGACACCACGATGGCGCGAAGACGTGGTCTTTGTTTTCGACGTGCTCCGCGGGTTTATCGACTCGCCCCACCTTCCGTCACCGCGCGAGGTTGAGCGCGAGTCAGAGCGAGCGCGTGACGAACTTCATGCCCTAGTTTCGCGGGCCCTGCTGCCCGGTTCTCTGCAAGTTTTTGAGGCCTTGCTTGGCATGATGCGTGCCAACGCGGAGCGCCGCGAATCCATGCGGGCACGCGTTGTTGATGGGCTCGATATGTACCGACACTTCTTTCTCGAGTGCGGTCGCCGAATGACTCAGATGTCCATCATCAGACGACAGGAGGACATCTTTTTCCTCAAGATTGAAGAGATTCGTGCGTGGCTCAAGGATATCAATGAAGGGCGCGATTTCCGGCGGCGAATCATCGTTCGACGCGCGATTTTCGAGTCGTTCAAGAGTCTGCCTGACCCACCTTCGACCTTTGTTTTGAAAGGCTCGCAGATGGTCTGGAACGTCAATCAGGAGGCGCTCGAAGGCCGAAGCGAACTGGCTGGACTTGCGGCAAGCCCTGGACGAGCGACTGGGCGTGCTCGTGTGATTTTGAACCCTGCCGGTGCGACGGTTGAACCCGGAGAAATCCTGGTGGTTCCGTACGCCGATGTGGGCTGGACCCCACTCTTTGTGGCGGCCGCCGGAGTGGTGATGGAGCTCGGCGGGCCGTTGAGCCACGCCTCGATTGTCGCGCGTGAGTTCCGGATTCCAGCGGTCGTAAACGTTCATTCGCCGCGCGTCACTCAGGTGATCAAGACCGGCGACTTGATCACCGTGGACGGAGAGCGCGGAATTGTCCTCCTACATGACGAGTGA